From the genome of Hymenobacter cellulosilyticus, one region includes:
- a CDS encoding oxidoreductase has translation MATTPKHWFITGVSTGFGAALAELLLEKGDKVAATFRQQEQADEFTQKAGENGRGFVVEVTDEAQVKQGIADAIAHFGHLDVIVNNAGYGSLGSIEEIEAAEVQRQFDVNVFGPLHVLRAVLPHLRERRSGHVLNITSIGGLKTFPGVGVYNASKFALEAIGESLAQQVAPLGIKVTNIEPSGFRTDWAGRSANIVTTGIEDYQATVGENLKGIQGYSGRQPGDPQRAAQIMYDLVREENPPLHLPLGKAAVKGARDKFANLLKELESVASLGDSADFPE, from the coding sequence ATGGCTACCACACCCAAACACTGGTTTATTACCGGCGTCAGCACCGGTTTCGGCGCGGCGCTGGCCGAGCTGCTGCTCGAAAAAGGCGACAAAGTAGCCGCTACCTTCCGCCAGCAGGAGCAGGCCGATGAATTCACCCAAAAGGCTGGCGAAAACGGCCGCGGCTTCGTGGTAGAGGTAACCGATGAGGCCCAGGTCAAGCAGGGTATTGCCGACGCCATTGCCCACTTCGGTCATCTGGATGTTATTGTCAACAACGCGGGCTACGGCTCTCTGGGCAGCATCGAGGAAATCGAGGCGGCCGAGGTGCAGCGGCAGTTCGACGTCAACGTCTTCGGGCCTTTGCACGTGCTGCGGGCCGTGTTGCCCCACCTGCGCGAGCGGCGCAGCGGCCACGTGCTCAACATCACCAGCATCGGCGGCCTGAAGACTTTCCCTGGCGTGGGCGTGTATAATGCCAGCAAGTTCGCTCTCGAAGCTATTGGCGAAAGCCTGGCCCAGCAAGTTGCCCCGCTTGGTATCAAGGTTACCAACATCGAGCCCAGCGGCTTCCGCACCGACTGGGCCGGCCGCTCGGCCAACATCGTTACCACCGGCATCGAGGATTACCAGGCCACGGTGGGCGAAAACCTCAAGGGTATTCAGGGCTACAGCGGCCGGCAGCCCGGCGACCCGCAGCGTGCCGCCCAGATTATGTACGACCTGGTGCGCGAGGAAAATCCGCCCCTGCACCTGCCCCTGGGCAAAGCGGCCGTGAAAGGCGCCCGGGACAAGTTTGCCAACCTGCTTAAGGAGCTGGAAAGCGTGGCCAGCCTCGGCGACTCGGCCGACTTCCCGGAATAG